The proteins below are encoded in one region of Myxococcus guangdongensis:
- a CDS encoding protein kinase domain-containing protein produces the protein MSTVRYLSLGPLLAGAGSRAFLGLALEDGLPPRPVVLIWAPQEVVQSPELTAKLTRETSRALVFEHPNILRVHSLAAQDGGLARVTEFADGEPLRRVLEASPRLPPPLAALVAADAATGLHYAHMAGNDDGTPLVHGDVRPETLMVSFSGLTKVTGYGALSVAPRERDGKRVKNRRAYSAPEQLLGGREAVNVQSDVFLLGLVLHECLSGKMPFKDNADPDKATLTRTLPTMSQDVPLKLDAVVRKATAKRAYDRYASAHAFREAIVEAVGTLPAHTLLADYLAKLFPPENEARAARRRVIDAGIADVLQKTGVPPPAVAEFLATGALPASIIPKVWPAMQGQLSILAAVSGGTSEVQIAESSSAPVVTEPAAASTSASQVTSMTPAPASSASPAAPEATASAPTGSTASDATTETTGSTAVAAKTSEPTGSTAAATKTSESTGSAPVVGATPHQPAGTAVTTGPQVSAPQPVAATPAGPVPPPSPAAPKKSSRGWLAIVGVGSALALAGAAVIVQRLPTQVEASLEDAGPATVAQAGVDGDAGTDAGADAGAQVIAMGYLDLTVDPRVDVSYPGGFLGRTPLSVSLPAGKHVFTLTNAVLGIQLSRTFTIPANGRNAQQLYLNKAFLNVRAPKDAIVTLDGRLIGAAPVEEQDVYEGTHQLLVIANGARWQKTFKVEPGQRISFDVDFEAPPEE, from the coding sequence ATGAGCACCGTGCGCTACCTGTCCCTTGGACCCTTGCTCGCCGGGGCGGGCTCCCGAGCCTTCCTGGGGCTCGCCCTGGAAGATGGACTGCCTCCCCGCCCCGTCGTCCTCATCTGGGCGCCACAGGAGGTGGTCCAGAGCCCCGAGCTGACGGCGAAGCTGACGCGTGAGACGAGCCGCGCGCTCGTCTTCGAACACCCGAACATCCTCCGCGTCCACAGCCTCGCGGCCCAGGACGGGGGACTGGCCCGCGTCACCGAGTTCGCCGACGGCGAGCCCCTGCGCCGCGTGTTGGAGGCGAGCCCGCGGCTGCCTCCGCCCCTGGCCGCGCTGGTGGCGGCGGACGCGGCCACCGGCCTGCACTACGCGCACATGGCCGGCAACGACGACGGCACGCCGCTGGTGCACGGCGACGTGCGGCCCGAGACGCTGATGGTCTCGTTCAGCGGCCTGACCAAGGTGACGGGCTACGGCGCGCTGAGCGTGGCCCCGCGCGAGCGCGACGGCAAGCGCGTGAAGAACCGCCGTGCGTACAGCGCGCCCGAGCAGCTGCTGGGTGGACGCGAGGCGGTGAACGTCCAGTCGGACGTGTTCCTGTTGGGGCTCGTGCTGCACGAGTGCCTCTCCGGGAAGATGCCCTTCAAGGACAACGCGGACCCGGACAAGGCGACGCTCACGCGCACGCTGCCGACGATGTCGCAGGACGTGCCGCTGAAGCTGGACGCGGTGGTGCGCAAGGCGACGGCGAAGCGCGCGTATGACCGGTATGCCTCCGCGCACGCGTTCCGCGAGGCCATCGTCGAGGCCGTGGGCACGCTGCCCGCGCACACGCTGCTCGCGGACTACCTGGCCAAGCTCTTCCCGCCGGAGAACGAGGCCCGCGCGGCGAGGCGTCGTGTCATCGACGCGGGCATCGCGGACGTGCTCCAGAAGACGGGCGTCCCGCCCCCGGCCGTGGCCGAGTTCCTCGCCACCGGCGCCCTGCCCGCCTCCATCATCCCGAAGGTCTGGCCGGCGATGCAGGGGCAGCTGTCCATCCTCGCCGCCGTGTCGGGGGGAACCAGCGAGGTGCAGATCGCCGAGTCCTCCTCCGCGCCTGTGGTGACGGAGCCCGCCGCCGCTTCGACGAGCGCGTCCCAGGTCACGAGCATGACGCCAGCTCCGGCGAGCAGCGCTTCACCGGCCGCCCCCGAAGCCACGGCAAGCGCGCCCACGGGCAGCACGGCCTCCGACGCGACGACCGAGACGACGGGCAGCACGGCGGTGGCCGCGAAGACCTCCGAGCCCACGGGCAGCACGGCCGCGGCGACGAAGACCTCCGAGAGCACGGGTAGCGCTCCCGTCGTCGGAGCGACTCCGCACCAGCCGGCGGGGACCGCCGTCACGACGGGTCCGCAGGTCTCGGCGCCCCAGCCCGTGGCCGCCACGCCGGCGGGCCCCGTGCCGCCTCCGAGCCCAGCCGCGCCGAAGAAGTCTTCACGCGGCTGGCTCGCCATCGTGGGTGTTGGCTCCGCGCTGGCGCTCGCGGGCGCGGCGGTCATCGTCCAGCGGCTGCCCACGCAAGTGGAGGCCTCGCTGGAGGACGCCGGCCCCGCCACGGTGGCGCAGGCGGGCGTGGACGGCGACGCGGGGACGGATGCGGGAGCGGATGCAGGGGCCCAGGTCATCGCCATGGGCTATCTGGACCTCACCGTCGACCCGCGCGTGGACGTGTCCTATCCGGGCGGCTTCCTCGGCCGCACACCGCTGAGCGTGTCGCTGCCGGCGGGCAAGCACGTGTTCACGCTCACCAACGCGGTGCTCGGCATCCAGCTGTCGCGCACGTTCACCATCCCCGCCAATGGGCGCAACGCGCAGCAGCTCTACCTGAACAAGGCCTTCCTCAACGTGCGCGCGCCGAAGGACGCCATCGTCACCCTCGATGGACGGCTCATCGGCGCCGCGCCCGTCGAGGAGCAGGACGTCTACGAGGGCACGCACCAGCTCCTCGTCATCGCGAACGGCGCGCGCTGGCAGAAGACCTTCAAGGTCGAGCCCGGCCAGCGCATCTCGTTCGACGTCGACTTCGAGGCGCCGCCCGAGGAGTGA
- the speB gene encoding agmatinase: protein MATHFDPSAAAQPGSGVFGLPHSPDEAHVVLIPVPFEATTSYGGGTSEGPAAVLDASRQVDLFDVETGRPYERGIAMLPESQELRDWNTQAKERAQVVIEAGGIHSGEAELLAAAKDVNALCDQMNELVYRTTKHWLDQGKRVAAVGGDHSISFGIIRAHAEKYPGLGVLHLDAHADLRVAYEGFTWSHASIMYNVAERIPGVKTLVQVGLRDMSQEEHRYIEDSNGRVHGFFDAALQNKRFDGVPWNRQVDEMVALLPQQVYLSFDIDGLDPVLCPHTGTPVPGGLSFPEAVALISGVVRSGRTIVGFDLTEVAPDPEGSEWDGNVGARLLYKMIGWMLKSQKA, encoded by the coding sequence ATGGCCACCCACTTCGACCCCAGCGCAGCGGCGCAGCCGGGCTCCGGCGTCTTCGGACTCCCCCACTCTCCCGACGAGGCGCACGTCGTCCTCATCCCCGTGCCCTTCGAGGCCACCACCAGCTACGGCGGCGGCACCTCCGAGGGCCCCGCCGCCGTCCTCGACGCCAGCCGCCAGGTGGACCTGTTCGACGTGGAGACGGGCCGCCCCTACGAGCGCGGCATCGCCATGCTCCCCGAGTCCCAGGAGCTGCGCGACTGGAACACCCAAGCCAAGGAGCGCGCCCAGGTCGTCATCGAGGCCGGCGGCATCCACTCCGGTGAAGCCGAGCTCCTCGCCGCCGCCAAGGACGTCAACGCCCTCTGCGACCAGATGAACGAACTGGTCTATCGCACCACCAAGCACTGGCTCGACCAGGGCAAGCGCGTGGCCGCCGTCGGCGGAGACCACTCCATCTCCTTCGGCATCATCCGCGCCCACGCCGAGAAGTACCCCGGCCTCGGCGTGCTCCACCTGGACGCCCACGCCGACCTGCGCGTCGCGTACGAGGGCTTCACCTGGTCCCACGCCTCCATCATGTACAACGTCGCCGAGCGCATCCCCGGCGTGAAGACGCTCGTCCAGGTCGGCCTGCGCGACATGAGCCAGGAGGAGCACCGCTACATCGAGGACTCCAACGGCCGCGTCCACGGCTTCTTCGACGCCGCCCTCCAGAACAAGCGCTTCGACGGCGTGCCCTGGAACCGCCAGGTCGATGAGATGGTCGCCCTGCTCCCCCAGCAGGTCTACCTGTCCTTCGACATCGACGGCCTGGACCCCGTCCTGTGCCCCCACACCGGCACCCCCGTCCCCGGCGGCCTGTCCTTCCCCGAGGCCGTGGCCCTCATCTCCGGCGTCGTCCGCTCCGGACGCACCATCGTCGGCTTCGACCTGACCGAAGTGGCCCCCGACCCCGAGGGCAGCGAGTGGGACGGCAACGTCGGCGCCCGCCTGCTCTACAAGATGATTGGCTGGATGCTGAAGTCCCAGAAGGCCTGA
- a CDS encoding response regulator encodes MSLVLVADDEPAVLEVLSQVVEDLGHDVVKARDGEEALALARTRRPHLVVTDHMMPRLSGVELCRRLKRDPDLHGVPVILLSAVLPQGAPEADAFLHKPFEITDFEALIHKSLVDAPKGPPVSVGLPLGAWAARALQGPLDEARRQLRRLEAGASVDAAALEVLHAQLESMASVATELSRHQGAAPGVESSVVRGVPFGVRLPKGGVS; translated from the coding sequence ATGAGTCTGGTCCTGGTCGCGGATGATGAGCCCGCGGTGCTGGAGGTCCTCAGTCAGGTGGTCGAGGACCTGGGTCACGATGTGGTGAAGGCCCGCGATGGCGAGGAGGCCCTGGCCCTGGCCCGGACGCGCCGCCCACATCTGGTGGTGACGGACCACATGATGCCGCGCCTGAGCGGGGTGGAGCTCTGCCGCCGGCTCAAGCGCGACCCGGACCTGCACGGCGTGCCCGTCATCCTGCTGAGCGCGGTGCTGCCGCAGGGCGCGCCGGAGGCGGACGCGTTCCTGCACAAGCCGTTCGAAATCACCGACTTCGAGGCGCTCATCCACAAGTCGCTGGTGGACGCGCCGAAGGGGCCGCCGGTGAGCGTGGGTCTGCCGCTGGGGGCGTGGGCGGCCCGGGCGCTGCAGGGGCCGCTGGACGAGGCGCGGCGGCAGTTGCGGCGGCTGGAGGCGGGGGCGTCGGTGGACGCGGCGGCGCTGGAGGTGTTGCACGCGCAGCTCGAGTCGATGGCCTCGGTGGCGACGGAGCTGTCGCGCCATCAGGGGGCCGCGCCGGGCGTGGAGTCCTCGGTGGTGCGAGGCGTGCCCTTCGGCGTGCGATTGCCGAAGGGCGGGGTGAGCTGA
- a CDS encoding trypsin-like peptidase domain-containing protein — protein sequence MKGGVMRWATVLVALLATGSASADLARRRDAVVEVVQKVSPAVVYIGTEQEVEARFRRRSPLEEFFGGFGGERGERGRQKIQGLGSGVIIDPTGIIVTNDHVIRGASTIHVVLADGRSLDAEVIGSDAGNDLAVLKVTTKEALPIAKLGISSDLMIGETVVAIGSPFGLSKTVTAGVVSATGRTFRADNRVYNDFVQTDAAINPGNSGGPLLNVDGEIIGINTAIFGGGAQGIGFAIPADKVRRIVDELTRFGKLRPAWVGMDAVDLTPRAARQLGWDRSYGALVTAVEDGSPAAQAGVRRGDIVAELGGSRIQDAEDFDTRVRGYPARSAFALVLFREGASRTVQLTPSEFPARMVEALAWDRLGLRVKENRGVLSLAGVRGGSVAAEVGLEPGDIILRVNNQPVTTADAFKESLLTARRGRSVLLLVRRGRYGYHITLPFEQDTGQSL from the coding sequence ATGAAGGGTGGAGTCATGAGGTGGGCAACCGTGCTGGTGGCGCTGCTCGCCACGGGGAGCGCGAGCGCGGACCTGGCCCGGCGGCGCGACGCCGTGGTGGAGGTCGTCCAGAAGGTCTCGCCGGCCGTCGTCTACATCGGCACCGAGCAGGAGGTGGAGGCGCGCTTCCGTCGCCGCTCCCCGCTGGAGGAGTTCTTCGGCGGCTTCGGGGGTGAGCGCGGCGAGCGCGGGCGGCAGAAGATTCAAGGCCTGGGCAGCGGCGTCATCATCGACCCGACGGGCATCATCGTCACCAACGACCACGTCATCCGCGGCGCGTCCACCATCCACGTGGTGCTCGCGGATGGGCGCTCGCTCGACGCGGAGGTCATCGGCAGCGACGCCGGCAATGATTTGGCCGTGCTGAAGGTGACGACGAAGGAGGCGCTGCCCATCGCGAAGCTGGGCATCAGCTCCGACCTGATGATTGGCGAGACGGTGGTCGCCATCGGCAGCCCGTTCGGCCTGAGCAAGACGGTGACGGCGGGCGTGGTGTCCGCCACGGGCCGCACCTTCCGCGCGGACAACCGCGTGTACAACGACTTCGTCCAGACGGACGCGGCCATCAACCCCGGCAACTCGGGCGGACCGCTGCTCAACGTGGACGGCGAAATCATCGGCATCAACACCGCCATCTTCGGCGGCGGAGCGCAGGGCATCGGCTTCGCCATCCCCGCCGACAAGGTCCGCCGCATCGTCGACGAGCTCACCCGCTTCGGGAAGCTGCGCCCGGCGTGGGTGGGGATGGATGCCGTGGACCTGACGCCGCGCGCGGCCCGGCAGCTCGGCTGGGACCGCTCCTACGGCGCGCTGGTGACGGCCGTGGAGGACGGCAGCCCCGCGGCCCAGGCCGGCGTGCGGCGCGGTGACATCGTCGCGGAGCTGGGCGGCTCGCGCATCCAGGACGCCGAGGACTTCGACACCCGCGTGCGCGGCTACCCCGCCCGCTCCGCCTTCGCGCTCGTCCTCTTCCGTGAAGGCGCCTCGCGCACCGTCCAGCTCACCCCCTCCGAGTTCCCCGCGCGCATGGTGGAGGCGCTCGCCTGGGACAGACTGGGACTCCGGGTGAAGGAGAACCGGGGGGTGCTGTCGCTGGCGGGCGTGAGGGGCGGCTCGGTGGCCGCGGAGGTGGGGCTGGAGCCCGGGGACATCATCCTCCGGGTGAACAACCAGCCGGTGACGACGGCGGACGCCTTCAAGGAGTCCCTGCTCACGGCGCGTCGGGGACGTAGCGTGCTGTTGCTCGTGAGACGGGGCCGTTACGGCTATCACATCACCCTGCCCTTCGAGCAGGACACGGGGCAGAGCCTGTAG
- a CDS encoding GspE/PulE/PilB domain-containing protein → MRLGEQLLKDGLVTAEGLEEALEAQVVQGGRLGTNLVELGLLSEQDLAKTLGALHNAAFASGEMVPDPKALELVPPNQADDKELLPMRVDATRLSVAVVNPHDFTTLDAIAFKTGKRVVPVVIPEFRMNQLLRRYSKAFRPLRAIDMNAVRPRPKPGSREEVELAKSREKPPDLMSEEEFQSLYAQALRGGADGDVDVEVGEEEVITGVEVLDAPPMPVAQPQRPVAQPPVAQAPRPLAQPPVQVPPPVAQPPVQVPPPVAQPPVQVGVPMAQQPPRPPVAQPPVAVAPPTPPPPEPPPTPLSFAEAQAELSRSLDREDVARTVLRFAMGKWRRNLLLSVQGSLVTGWHGMGSGVRESAVRRIGVALREQSTFRLVRDTRSHYVGPVRRDAAMAVFYKLLGGGFPTTAVILPLLVRGKVVHLLYVDNGPDQLTPPDVGELMILSQSVGRSYEAMMRRRKSA, encoded by the coding sequence ATGCGCCTGGGTGAACAGCTCCTGAAGGATGGCCTCGTCACCGCCGAGGGACTCGAGGAGGCGCTCGAGGCCCAGGTGGTTCAGGGCGGCCGGCTCGGGACGAACCTGGTGGAGCTGGGCCTGCTGTCCGAGCAGGACCTGGCGAAGACGCTGGGCGCGCTGCACAACGCCGCGTTCGCCTCCGGCGAGATGGTGCCGGACCCGAAGGCGCTGGAGCTGGTGCCGCCCAACCAGGCGGACGACAAGGAGCTGCTGCCCATGCGGGTGGACGCGACGCGGTTGAGCGTCGCGGTGGTCAATCCGCACGACTTCACGACGCTGGACGCGATTGCGTTCAAGACGGGCAAGCGCGTGGTGCCGGTGGTCATCCCCGAGTTCCGGATGAACCAGCTGCTGCGCCGCTACAGCAAGGCGTTCCGGCCCCTGCGGGCCATCGACATGAACGCGGTGCGGCCGCGCCCGAAGCCCGGCTCGCGGGAAGAGGTCGAGCTCGCGAAGTCGCGGGAGAAGCCGCCCGACCTGATGAGCGAGGAGGAGTTCCAGTCCCTCTACGCCCAGGCCCTGCGCGGTGGCGCGGACGGCGACGTCGACGTCGAGGTCGGTGAAGAGGAGGTCATCACCGGCGTCGAGGTGCTCGACGCGCCGCCGATGCCCGTCGCGCAGCCTCAGCGCCCCGTGGCGCAACCTCCCGTCGCGCAGGCTCCACGTCCGCTCGCGCAGCCGCCGGTGCAGGTGCCGCCGCCCGTCGCGCAGCCGCCGGTGCAGGTGCCGCCGCCCGTCGCGCAGCCGCCGGTGCAGGTGGGCGTGCCGATGGCGCAGCAGCCTCCCAGGCCGCCGGTGGCGCAGCCGCCCGTGGCCGTGGCGCCGCCGACGCCGCCTCCTCCCGAGCCTCCTCCGACGCCGCTGTCCTTCGCGGAGGCGCAGGCGGAGCTGTCGCGCAGCCTGGACCGCGAGGACGTGGCGCGCACGGTGCTGCGCTTCGCGATGGGCAAGTGGCGGCGCAACCTGCTGCTGTCGGTGCAGGGCAGCCTGGTGACGGGCTGGCACGGGATGGGCTCCGGCGTGCGCGAGTCGGCGGTGCGGCGCATCGGCGTGGCGCTGCGGGAGCAGAGCACGTTCCGATTGGTGCGCGACACGCGCTCGCACTACGTGGGCCCGGTGCGCAGGGACGCGGCGATGGCCGTGTTCTACAAGCTGCTGGGCGGCGGCTTCCCGACGACGGCGGTCATCCTCCCGCTGCTGGTGCGAGGCAAGGTCGTGCACCTGCTCTACGTGGACAACGGGCCGGACCAGCTCACGCCGCCGGACGTGGGGGAGTTGATGATCCTCTCGCAGAGCGTGGGCCGCTCGTACGAGGCGATGATGCGCCGTCGCAAGAGCGCGTAG
- a CDS encoding VOC family protein has product MNVQGFHHVAIQARDVERVTAFYRDLLGFPELTRHPRPDGTLRSIWVGVPGGGFLAIEASSGEPEGRPFRHEHPGLLLLAFRIARAERERVVSELTQAGVTLEHQTKWTVYVRDPEGNRVALSHHPED; this is encoded by the coding sequence ATGAACGTTCAGGGCTTCCACCACGTGGCAATCCAGGCGAGGGACGTCGAGCGGGTGACGGCGTTCTACAGGGACTTGCTGGGCTTTCCCGAGCTCACCCGGCATCCGAGGCCGGACGGCACCTTGAGGAGCATCTGGGTAGGCGTGCCCGGGGGCGGCTTCCTGGCCATCGAGGCGTCGAGCGGCGAGCCCGAGGGGCGCCCGTTCCGCCATGAGCACCCGGGCCTGCTGCTGCTGGCGTTCCGCATCGCCCGGGCGGAGCGGGAGCGTGTGGTGTCGGAGCTTACTCAGGCGGGCGTGACGCTGGAGCACCAGACGAAGTGGACGGTGTACGTGCGGGACCCGGAGGGCAATCGCGTCGCGCTCAGTCATCATCCAGAGGACTAG
- a CDS encoding DUF4215 domain-containing protein — protein sequence MHAIRLKPYSNVILSLFLASMGMACIGAESTTCDHGLICPADRKCSLRGDACILRTCGNGINDAPEECDDGNDVNGDGCKSDCTKELCGDRVTQYGLGEKCDDGNTQSGDGCSADCKSDETCGNGIVDTPKEACDDGNRISGDGCRADCSAEFCGDGITQTPLGEKCDDGNTLSGDGCSATCKSDETCGNGIVDPTEVCDDGNTVGGDGCSENCLSREKCGDGVVNPEQGEVCDDHNRTGGDGCSADCRSTERCGNHIIDMDLGEVCDDGNVMSRDGCSANCTSTESCGNSLLDTEVGEVCDDGNVVDGDGCSSDCRSGEFCGDGVVNKALGEVCDDGNNQDGDGCSRDCSSTESCGNNIIDQTIGEVCDDGNNRDGDSCSANCRSTEMCGNGIRDLAEQCDDGNPSNTDGCLSNCIIARCGDGYVNTATPPLEACDDGNADTCGTCNSSCTKEQPPTFAKGVIAAGGKVIDGEVIALTDGRVLHFFEFDTANDDVSASHIRVNVAGNADKPQEIASILLTSIQSMISASEPARLHLAVKHVPETSILELTAQNEGSAGNQPILSSVKHADFKVSALRGGVAFDCPVGMGCTKDEDCLSGNTTHKCLKGDDELVGQCGRPP from the coding sequence ATGCACGCCATTCGGCTCAAGCCCTATTCCAATGTCATTCTCAGCCTGTTCCTTGCTTCCATGGGGATGGCCTGCATTGGCGCGGAGAGCACGACCTGCGACCACGGGCTCATCTGCCCAGCCGACCGGAAGTGCTCACTCCGAGGTGACGCCTGCATCCTCCGGACCTGCGGCAACGGAATCAATGATGCCCCAGAGGAATGCGACGACGGGAACGACGTCAATGGGGACGGGTGCAAGAGCGACTGCACGAAAGAGCTTTGCGGCGACCGCGTCACCCAATACGGCCTCGGCGAGAAATGTGACGATGGGAACACACAGTCCGGGGACGGATGCAGCGCGGACTGCAAGTCCGACGAGACGTGTGGAAACGGCATCGTCGATACCCCCAAGGAAGCATGTGATGACGGGAACCGAATCAGCGGGGATGGCTGCAGGGCGGACTGTTCAGCGGAGTTTTGTGGAGACGGCATCACCCAGACGCCCCTTGGGGAGAAATGCGACGATGGCAATACGCTATCCGGGGACGGCTGCAGCGCGACCTGCAAGTCCGATGAGACATGCGGGAACGGCATCGTTGACCCCACCGAGGTCTGCGACGACGGGAATACGGTGGGGGGCGACGGCTGCAGTGAAAACTGCCTCTCTCGCGAGAAGTGTGGTGATGGCGTCGTGAACCCGGAGCAGGGAGAGGTCTGCGACGACCACAACCGGACGGGAGGCGATGGGTGTAGCGCGGACTGTCGCTCGACTGAGCGTTGTGGCAACCACATCATCGACATGGACCTGGGTGAAGTGTGCGACGACGGCAATGTCATGAGTCGCGACGGCTGCAGTGCGAACTGCACCTCCACCGAGAGCTGCGGCAACAGCCTCCTCGACACCGAGGTCGGTGAGGTCTGCGACGATGGAAACGTCGTCGACGGAGATGGCTGCAGTTCCGACTGCCGCTCAGGGGAGTTCTGTGGAGATGGTGTCGTCAACAAGGCCCTGGGTGAGGTTTGTGACGACGGCAACAACCAAGATGGCGATGGTTGCAGCAGGGACTGCTCTTCCACGGAGAGCTGTGGCAACAACATCATCGACCAAACCATCGGCGAGGTCTGCGACGACGGCAACAATCGGGATGGGGACTCATGCAGCGCGAACTGTCGCTCCACGGAGATGTGTGGGAATGGCATCCGGGACCTCGCCGAGCAATGCGACGATGGCAATCCCTCCAACACGGACGGGTGCCTCTCCAACTGCATCATTGCGCGATGTGGCGACGGCTACGTCAATACGGCCACCCCCCCACTCGAAGCCTGCGACGACGGGAACGCGGACACCTGTGGCACTTGCAACAGCTCGTGCACGAAGGAGCAGCCTCCTACCTTCGCCAAGGGAGTCATCGCAGCGGGGGGCAAGGTGATTGACGGAGAAGTCATCGCCCTGACCGACGGGCGTGTGCTTCACTTCTTCGAGTTTGATACGGCCAACGACGATGTGTCTGCGTCGCACATCCGTGTGAATGTCGCTGGCAACGCCGACAAGCCACAGGAGATCGCGAGCATCCTCCTGACTTCCATCCAGTCCATGATCTCCGCGAGCGAGCCTGCACGCCTCCACCTCGCAGTGAAACATGTGCCGGAGACCAGCATCCTGGAGCTCACGGCCCAGAACGAAGGGAGCGCTGGCAACCAGCCCATTCTTTCATCGGTCAAGCACGCGGACTTCAAGGTCAGCGCCCTGAGGGGCGGCGTCGCATTCGACTGCCCTGTGGGCATGGGGTGCACCAAAGATGAGGACTGCCTCTCTGGAAACACCACACACAAGTGCTTGAAGGGCGACGACGAGCTCGTCGGGCAGTGTGGCCGACCTCCCTGA
- a CDS encoding ATP-binding response regulator gives MEDDGNHKTGSDEAQLRALLAAMEAAHQGDFSRRVPVSGTHPLLDRIARTFNAGAERFVLLTREVTRVSREVGVEGRLGSLVDVPDASGAWRQLVDGVNVLASSFTVQVRDLIRVSGAVARGDLTQTLEADVRGESLELKTIVNTMVERLTDFAREVNRVARQVGVEGVSGEAGGGSSGVWKDLTDNMSFTEKLAVASRHKSEFLANISHELRTPLNSLLILAKMLSEDSDHRLGPREAEYARTIHASGVDLLDLINDLLDLSKVEAGKLEVVAEEVPLAEVKSLIERDFEHVADQKRLGFGVVLSGGLPRSLRTDSMRLRQVLRNLLSNAFKFTDLGRVELRVAPVAKGMFHFESDVLNRAEEVLAFSVVDTGIGVPQDKLQRIFEAFQQAEAGTSRKYGGTGLGLSISRELARLLGGELQVASELGRGSTFTLYLPDVYVGAEVGGRDAVVAAGGGSPLQLDAMELSAADIPAYVRVEAESLVAVAGREPVDPRDVVFSAREALVRQEALLERPTRHRVLVVDDNIREVFSLISVLESRGLESFHAESMGEALRVLWDSPEVDGVLLLVPMTDEGYDVLRTLRKDARFGALPIVVVTSQLTDEERGRCLAAGASDCVARPVDTHRIMELLRLEPRIGRW, from the coding sequence TTGGAAGACGACGGCAACCACAAGACGGGGAGCGACGAGGCGCAGCTGCGCGCGCTCCTGGCCGCGATGGAGGCCGCCCATCAGGGTGACTTCTCGCGACGCGTGCCCGTGTCGGGGACGCATCCGTTGTTGGACCGCATCGCGCGGACGTTCAACGCCGGGGCCGAGCGCTTCGTCCTGCTCACGCGCGAGGTCACTCGCGTCTCCCGCGAGGTCGGCGTGGAGGGGCGGCTGGGGAGCCTGGTCGACGTGCCGGATGCCTCGGGTGCGTGGCGGCAGTTGGTGGACGGCGTGAATGTGCTCGCCAGCAGCTTCACCGTGCAGGTGCGCGACCTCATCCGCGTCAGCGGCGCCGTGGCGCGGGGAGACCTGACGCAGACGCTGGAGGCGGATGTCCGGGGCGAGTCGTTGGAGCTGAAGACCATCGTCAACACGATGGTGGAGCGGCTCACGGACTTCGCGCGCGAGGTGAACCGGGTGGCCCGGCAGGTGGGCGTGGAGGGCGTGAGCGGGGAGGCAGGGGGCGGGTCCTCGGGTGTGTGGAAGGACCTGACGGACAACATGAGCTTCACGGAGAAGCTCGCGGTGGCGTCGCGCCACAAGAGTGAGTTCCTGGCGAACATCAGCCACGAGCTGCGCACGCCGCTCAACAGCCTGCTCATCCTGGCGAAGATGCTCTCGGAGGACTCGGACCATCGGCTGGGGCCCCGCGAGGCGGAGTACGCCCGGACCATCCACGCCTCGGGCGTGGACCTGCTGGACCTCATCAACGACCTGCTGGACTTGTCGAAGGTGGAGGCGGGGAAGCTGGAGGTCGTCGCGGAGGAGGTCCCGCTGGCGGAGGTGAAGTCGCTCATCGAGCGCGACTTCGAGCATGTCGCGGACCAGAAGCGGTTGGGCTTCGGGGTGGTGTTGTCGGGAGGGTTGCCGCGCTCCCTGCGGACCGACTCGATGCGGTTGCGGCAGGTGCTGCGAAACCTGCTGTCGAACGCGTTCAAGTTCACCGACCTGGGGCGGGTGGAGCTGCGCGTCGCGCCGGTGGCGAAGGGCATGTTCCACTTCGAGAGCGACGTGCTCAATCGCGCCGAGGAGGTGCTGGCGTTCAGCGTGGTGGACACCGGCATCGGCGTCCCGCAGGACAAGCTGCAGCGCATCTTCGAGGCCTTCCAGCAGGCGGAGGCGGGAACGAGCCGCAAGTACGGCGGCACGGGGCTGGGCCTGTCCATCAGCCGAGAGCTGGCGCGCCTGCTGGGCGGAGAGCTGCAGGTCGCCAGTGAGTTGGGGCGCGGCAGCACGTTCACGCTCTACCTGCCGGACGTCTACGTGGGCGCGGAGGTCGGAGGGCGGGACGCGGTGGTCGCGGCGGGTGGCGGCTCGCCGCTGCAGCTGGATGCGATGGAGTTGTCGGCGGCGGACATCCCCGCGTACGTGCGGGTGGAGGCGGAGTCGCTGGTGGCGGTGGCTGGGAGGGAGCCCGTGGACCCGCGGGATGTCGTGTTCTCCGCGCGTGAGGCGCTGGTGCGTCAGGAGGCCTTGTTGGAGCGGCCCACGCGCCACCGGGTGCTCGTGGTGGACGACAACATCCGCGAGGTGTTCTCACTCATCAGCGTCCTCGAGTCGCGAGGCCTGGAGAGCTTCCACGCGGAGAGCATGGGAGAGGCCCTGCGCGTCCTGTGGGACTCGCCCGAGGTGGATGGGGTGCTGCTGCTGGTGCCCATGACGGACGAGGGATACGACGTCCTGAGGACGCTGCGGAAGGACGCGCGCTTCGGAGCGCTGCCCATCGTCGTCGTCACGTCGCAGCTGACCGACGAGGAGCGGGGACGGTGCCTCGCCGCCGGCGCGAGCGACTGCGTGGCCCGCCCCGTGGATACCCATCGCATCATGGAGTTGCTGAGGCTGGAGCCACGCATCGGCCGGTGGTGA